Below is a genomic region from Anoplopoma fimbria isolate UVic2021 breed Golden Eagle Sablefish chromosome 20, Afim_UVic_2022, whole genome shotgun sequence.
AAGGCAGTTTTGCAGGTTTAAACTGTTAAGGTAAATTATAAACAGTCAAAAAGCTTTATTAGTGATAATGACATCTTGATGAACATGATCATAGTCATACCAGAGAAACAGTCTCAGCAAAAGTCTGTAATGAAAAGTGCTGTAAGCGTTCCACAGGGCTCCATACTTGGTCCACTCCTTTTCCCAAAGTACGTGCTCCTATACTCTTCCAAATTATACAACAACGTGGTGTTAATTTCATAGCTATGTGGACgacacacatttgtatttttacttctaGCCCCCAGCGACCCCAAAGTTCTAAATAATTGGACATAGttaaagataacaaaaacattttaatcaaacgagacaaaacagaaaatgagttGTTGGGGTTGAGtcaaaaaagagacaattaaaaaaaggcataatttTAAGTGGCCTAAAACTCCTGCAAAACAGGTTCAATGAGAGGGGAACGGCCTGGGTGTTGTAAGATTTAAACTTGAGAAAGCTTTCCGAAATAGAAAAAGTCAGACCATATCTTGattcatgcttttgttttctctggtcTTTACCATTGCAATGCTCTTTCAACTGGACTAGAAATCGAGAAATCTGCAAAAGCGAGCAGATCACGTCCATTTTAACGTCTTTACAACAACTCTATACttcttttaaaatcaatttaataAATTTTGTAATGTAGTTTTAACTACTTTGAGCTGCATTGTATGTATGAAAGTTGCAATACAAATAAAgcgtatttttatttttgacgtACAGAatctatttaaatatgtaatctGTATTTTTCTAAACTAACTTTTTTCAGACGTGTTGATGAAATGAGGAATGTAATTCAATCTGTCGTCCTCCTCCTGACTACGCTCATGTCAACAGGTGAGACACACTGATCGCAAATGgtctatttatttttgacttgAAGATAGTTTTTGTGCACTAACAAATAACATCCTCCTCACTCTCTTAGGGGCAGTGGAGGTGATATATGCTCAGGTGGGAGAGACGGCCACCCTTAAGCCTCCAGTTGGTACTAATTTACAAGAGTGTTATGTGTCCTGGAGGTTGGATAATAAGGAGGGCCATGAACTCGCTGGGCGCAATCCCTTCGGCAAAAAGACGACCACTACAAGTGAACAGTGCATTGAGCTATTTGCAgatataatgaaacaaataaaagtacttttgacaataaaactatttaattCCTCCTTTGCAGGTGAAGCCTGGAATGGCAGGTTGTCCTTGTCTAAAGACTCACTGATCATCAAAGACATCCGACCAGAAGACTTTAGGACTTTTGTCCTTGAAGGCACAGGTGACAAGTGTCTCTTAGCGGCTTACGTAGACATAAAACTACTCAAACTTACCGGTAAGAGCAAAACTAAGGTGACATGATAAGTTCTGTCACCCagctacattttcatttaaaggacTCTTGTACTTTTTTGCATTAGTACTTTATGTAGTAGTCAACATAATGTATGGgcagacattttttaataaaatctatatatgtttttataaaatatgttctTCAAAGTAAGTGTAATTGTGTTCCATGTTTTCATGCTGTGTGTTTAACTTGTCAAGCTCTacactcatttgttttttcaaaaccCAGTGGACAAACTCATAAACATGGTAGTCAAGCTAAACAACAagagtttttttcttacttGAGAACATTTTTACTTGATGGAAATATACAGCTGAATAGaagtcaaaatataaaattatcaTCCACATTAAGTCAAACCTTTAATAATTTTAATCATTTCCCTTCCTGCTTCCTAGTGAGTGTGAACccactctctcctctgctgcctggGGACGAGCTGTCTCTGTCCTGCGACGCACAGACTCTTCAGGGTAAGAAAAGCCCCAAGATACACTGGCTGAATCCCTCGGGAGGGAAAACTGAAAAACTTGTCACTGTGAGAGCCACAATTCAAGACAATGGCCACTGGACTTGTGTTGTGACAAATGATAGCAAAGAGAACAAGGCCAAAGTTTCTGTTACTGTTTTAGGTGAGTTACATTCTATGCGCATGTACTGTTTTACAGTAGTGTACACTCAACCCGAAGATAACTTTACCATtatctctcttttccttcctgtttAGGCCTCTACCCAGCTCCTTTACATCCTCAGTATACGTCCAGATCCGGGCCTCTCACCATCCCCTGTTCCCTTCTTGCTCACATCTCCTGGGAACAAATCAAAGCGAAGGACATCCAGGAAGTTCACTGGCACTTTGTCCCTGAAGCAGGCTTGAGTCCACAGAGgctcttctccctctcactGGAAGATCCAGTGACCTGGAAGGCCGACCAAGACAGAGGACTACAACCTGTACCAAACCCTAAAAAAGGAAATCTATCTTTGACCAGAAATCGAGGCAGAGAAGACGACAAAGGAGATTATGTGTGCACCCTGGCATTTAAAAATGGTGCAACTCTGAACAGTACTGTGCGCGTAGAGGTGCTGCAAAGTAAGtcaaaataaattgctttttaCAAGCCCAGCTCTGTGTTGCTCTCACAGCCGtcatatgattttttatttttacttgttcTTTTGTTATCGCAGTGTCCTCATTTATCTTCTTGATGTCCATTTTCCTTTTATGCTTCTTAATTGTCATTTAGACGGTGGAGACAGTCGTTTCTTTGCCTCCTTGCTGCTTCTGCTCTGTCATACCGAGCAAGtgtttttcatctctctgctgcagttTATTTGGAAGTGTCCCTggtgtgacatttttaattcagtGGCTAATACACTTGTCTAGCTCCACTTGTTTTTATAGAGTATAACAAGCTTTTCTTCCACCATAAGAGTGTGATAACACAATGAATTTTAATTGGACTCTGTGTTCTGAGGATTTAtggtgtaaaacaaaaaatgcttatttttgtCTGAGTCACTATTTAACCAGGACCATTGAAACAAGTCCACCAATCTAATTTCAAGAAACGGGGCTATCTTGCAAATATGGGTCCACAGATTCTATCTTGAATCCCCAAGTTTAACTAAATCCCTCTAGAGTCCTGTTGCAACTTTTGTGGTTCTATTCAACTTTGACCCCTGGAATCACAACCACCCTCCACCAAACAACATTGaaattttctttgtttattaaatACGGTGATGCAACTGAGTAGTTGTGCGCTTTTCACATTGATGCTGTCATGTTCTGCTGTTTCCGTCTTATACGAAAAAGATGTCACACCCTATGTTTGGCAGATTTGGCTGGCACACTGCGCCAACAGAAGCTCAGTCAGATTCAGATAGAAGATgtagaggaaaagagagaaaatgatgatTCCAGCCTGCCAAATGTTCTTAtgcttattgtatttttatttctctctttctgcactTCTTCCTTTCTGTCCCTTCAGTCATCTCCTCTCCAGGAACAGAGTTAATTTCTGGCCAGCAGCTCAACCTGACTTGCGGCACTGGCCATCCGCTGCCCTCCGACCTGCACGTGAAATGGGTTCCGCCCAAACAATCGTCCCTGTCGTCGCTGACATCTGACCGCCACCCCGCCCATCTCACCATCCCGGAAGTGGGGACAGGAGATGGCGGAAAGTGGAGATGTGAGCTGTGGCAGAGCAACGCACAGCTGACGTCGGCTGAGATAACGCTGAAGATTGGTGAGCACAGGAAGTGAGAAGAGAGCAGGAAATATGACAAGGGCATGACATTGTGGCCACAAGCTCTTTTGCGACAGAAATGTGGCTTTACATGATGCGCTTTGTGTGCTGTATACTGTTTGAtgcctgtctgtttctgttgtaCACAGAACCCAAAATTAGTGTCTGGATGCTGGTGGTCATATGTAGTGTCACAGCCATCgttatcctcctcctcatcctggtATTCATCCTCTACCGACGCAGAAAAGTACAGTTAAACCATTCCTATTCCGTTCTGTTTGATCACACTGGCTTATTGATGTGGCATTAAgagttatctctctctctctgctgatgaCATTAGCAGAAGATGACACTCCTCAGGCGCCGACTCTGCCAATGCAAAACGTACGTAACAACCATTTCCTGGACTCATGAAATTACTcaagacacacattcacagtcaTCAGCACTGAAACTTTTAGCCACAAGGTGTTTTGTGgagaaataaacatgaataaaatcaACATCTGCACTCTGCTTTTAGTAGCTCTGTGTCTCGTTCCATAACTCAAAAAGAAacctgtgacttttttatgtttcagccCCAAACCCAAAGGATTCTACAGAACGTAATATCTCCCACAGAGGCATTTTCTAGAGGACATCACAACCAATTGAATTTCTGTCCAGATAAGATGGA
It encodes:
- the LOC129109537 gene encoding T-cell surface glycoprotein CD4-like isoform X4, encoding MRNVIQSVVLLLTTLMSTGAVEVIYAQVGETATLKPPVGTNLQECYVSWRLDNKEGHELAGRNPFGKKTTTTSEAWNGRLSLSKDSLIIKDIRPEDFRTFVLEGTGDKCLLAAYVDIKLLKLTVSVNPLSPLLPGDELSLSCDAQTLQGKKSPKIHWLNPSGGKTEKLVTVRATIQDNGHWTCVVTNDSKENKAKVSVTVLGLYPAPLHPQYTSRSGPLTIPCSLLAHISWEQIKAKDIQEVHWHFVPEAGLSPQRLFSLSLEDPVTWKADQDRGLQPVPNPKKGNLSLTRNRGREDDKGDYVCTLAFKNGATLNSTVRVEVLQIISSPGTELISGQQLNLTCGTGHPLPSDLHVKWVPPKQSSLSSLTSDRHPAHLTIPEVGTGDGGKWRCELWQSNAQLTSAEITLKIEPKISVWMLVVICSVTAIVILLLILVFILYRRRKKMTLLRRRLCQCKTPKPKGFYRT
- the LOC129109537 gene encoding T-cell surface glycoprotein CD4-like isoform X1, which codes for MRNVIQSVVLLLTTLMSTGAVEVIYAQVGETATLKPPVGTNLQECYVSWRLDNKEGHELAGRNPFGKKTTTTSEAWNGRLSLSKDSLIIKDIRPEDFRTFVLEGTGDKCLLAAYVDIKLLKLTVSVNPLSPLLPGDELSLSCDAQTLQGKKSPKIHWLNPSGGKTEKLVTVRATIQDNGHWTCVVTNDSKENKAKVSVTVLGLYPAPLHPQYTSRSGPLTIPCSLLAHISWEQIKAKDIQEVHWHFVPEAGLSPQRLFSLSLEDPVTWKADQDRGLQPVPNPKKGNLSLTRNRGREDDKGDYVCTLAFKNGATLNSTVRVEVLQIISSPGTELISGQQLNLTCGTGHPLPSDLHVKWVPPKQSSLSSLTSDRHPAHLTIPEVGTGDGGKWRCELWQSNAQLTSAEITLKIEPKISVWMLVVICSVTAIVILLLILVFILYRRRKQKMTLLRRRLCQCKTYVTTISWTHEITQDTHSQSSALKLLATRCFVEK
- the LOC129109537 gene encoding T-cell surface glycoprotein CD4-like isoform X3 — its product is MRNVIQSVVLLLTTLMSTGAVEVIYAQVGETATLKPPVGTNLQECYVSWRLDNKEGHELAGRNPFGKKTTTTSEAWNGRLSLSKDSLIIKDIRPEDFRTFVLEGTGDKCLLAAYVDIKLLKLTVSVNPLSPLLPGDELSLSCDAQTLQGKKSPKIHWLNPSGGKTEKLVTVRATIQDNGHWTCVVTNDSKENKAKVSVTVLGLYPAPLHPQYTSRSGPLTIPCSLLAHISWEQIKAKDIQEVHWHFVPEAGLSPQRLFSLSLEDPVTWKADQDRGLQPVPNPKKGNLSLTRNRGREDDKGDYVCTLAFKNGATLNSTVRVEVLQIISSPGTELISGQQLNLTCGTGHPLPSDLHVKWVPPKQSSLSSLTSDRHPAHLTIPEVGTGDGGKWRCELWQSNAQLTSAEITLKIEPKISVWMLVVICSVTAIVILLLILVFILYRRRKQKMTLLRRRLCQCKTPKPKGFYRT
- the LOC129109537 gene encoding T-cell surface glycoprotein CD4-like isoform X2, whose amino-acid sequence is MRNVIQSVVLLLTTLMSTGAVEVIYAQVGETATLKPPVGTNLQECYVSWRLDNKEGHELAGRNPFGKKTTTTSEAWNGRLSLSKDSLIIKDIRPEDFRTFVLEGTGDKCLLAAYVDIKLLKLTVSVNPLSPLLPGDELSLSCDAQTLQGKKSPKIHWLNPSGGKTEKLVTVRATIQDNGHWTCVVTNDSKENKAKVSVTVLGLYPAPLHPQYTSRSGPLTIPCSLLAHISWEQIKAKDIQEVHWHFVPEAGLSPQRLFSLSLEDPVTWKADQDRGLQPVPNPKKGNLSLTRNRGREDDKGDYVCTLAFKNGATLNSTVRVEVLQIISSPGTELISGQQLNLTCGTGHPLPSDLHVKWVPPKQSSLSSLTSDRHPAHLTIPEVGTGDGGKWRCELWQSNAQLTSAEITLKIEPKISVWMLVVICSVTAIVILLLILVFILYRRRKKMTLLRRRLCQCKTYVTTISWTHEITQDTHSQSSALKLLATRCFVEK